CCGGGGGCGGAGACGCCGAAATCCTGCACGCCCAGCATCCGTCCCCGCTCGCCCAGGTAGCGGTGCCAGCAGTCCGCCACCCCCGCCTCCACGGCAATCCGAAGCCGGCAGGAGGGGGGCAGCACGGAATCCCGGTACGCCCGCTCCTGGCGCTCGAATACGTCCATGGACGGCATGGAGACCACCCGCACCCGGCGCCCCCGCCGGGTCAGCTCCTCCGCGGCGGCCAGCGCCAGCGACACCTCCGAGCCGGTCGCGATCAGGAGCAATTCCGGCGCCGCGCCGCCGCCGGCCAGCACGTATCCGCCGCGCCGGATCGCCGCCGTCTGTTCCGGCGTCCGCTCGATGCGCGGCAGGCTCTGGCGCGAGAACAGCAGCGACGTGGGGCCGTCGCGCCGCTCCAGGGCCGCCCGCCACGCCTGCGCGCTCTCGGCCGCGTCGCAGGGCCGCCAAAGGGACATATTGGGCACCAGGCGCAGGCTGGCGGCATGTTCCAGCGGCTGGTGGGTGGGGCCGTCCTCCCCCAGGCCGATCGAGTCGTGCGTGAATACGAATATATTGCGCAGTCGCATCAGCGCCGCCAGGCGCAGGCCGTTGCGGGCGTAGTCGGAGAACACGAGGAAGGTGCCGCCGTAGGGCACGAAGCCGCCGTGCAGCGCCAGGCCGCTGTTCACCGCGACCATGGCGAATTCGCGCACGCCGTAGTGGATGTAATTGCCGTCCGGCTGTTGCGGCCCATTCGGGCGCGAGCCGCTCCAGGCCGTCAGGTTGGAGCCGCTCAGGTCGGCAGAGCCGCCGATCAATTCGGGCAGCAGGGCGCCGAATGCCTCCAGGCATTGCTGCGACGCCTTGCGGGTCGCCATGTCGCCGGGCGCGCGGCTCAACTCCGCCACGATCTCCTGCGCCCGTTGCGGCCATTCGGCGGGCAGTTCGCCGCGCATGCGCCGCTCGAATTCCGCCGCCGCTTCCGGGTGCCGGCGGCGGTAGTCCTCGAAGCGCTCCCGCCACCGGGCCTCGGCGCCGCGCCCGCGGGCGCGCGCGTCCCATGCCTGGTAATACTCGCCGGGGATCTCGAAGGGCGCGTAACTCCAGCCCAGCCGCTCCCGGCAGCGGGCCACTTCCCCGGCGCCCAGCGGCGCCCCGTGGCAGTCGGCGCTGCCCTGTTTGCCGGGAGAACCCCAGCCGATCACGGTGCGAAAGCAGAGCAGCGACGGCCGCTCCGCGCAGGCCCGCGCCTCCTCGATGGCGGCGCGGATTCGCTCCGGGTCGTGGCCGTCTATGTCGCGCACCACGTGCCAGCCGCAGGCGGCGAAGCGCG
This is a stretch of genomic DNA from Gammaproteobacteria bacterium. It encodes these proteins:
- a CDS encoding transketolase, whose protein sequence is ALAERTLAARFNRDGAEIVNHRTYVSVGEGCLMEGLSHEAAALAGVLGLGKLIALFDNNGVSIDGDVAGWFIDDTAARFAACGWHVVRDIDGHDPERIRAAIEEARACAERPSLLCFRTVIGWGSPGKQGSADCHGAPLGAGEVARCRERLGWSYAPFEIPGEYYQAWDARARGRGAEARWRERFEDYRRRHPEAAAEFERRMRGELPAEWPQRAQEIVAELSRAPGDMATRKASQQCLEAFGALLPELIGGSADLSGSNLTAWSGSRPNGPQQPDGNYIHYGVREFAMVAVNSGLALHGGFVPYGGTFLVFSDYARNGLRLAALMRLRNIFVFTHDSIGLGEDGPTHQPLEHAASLRLVPNMSLWRPCDAAESAQAWRAALERRDGPTSLLFSRQSLPRIERTPEQTAAIRRGGYVLAGGGAAPELLLIATGSEVSLALAAAEELTRRGRRVRVVSMPSMDVFERQERAYRDSVLPPSCRLRIAVEAGVADCWHRYLGERGRMLGVQDFGVSAPGAEVFRHFRLTREELTRLAVAMLGDSGTGGAGTEAAMEAANDNSSRD